Within bacterium, the genomic segment CTCGACCGGGAGGTCGTCCCCGGGCAGTGGATCCACGTGGACATCGCCTGGGACGACGCCGCAAAGCAGTATGTAATCGCCGTGGATGGCCGCGCGCAGGATGTCGCTCCGAAGTCGTACGACTGGAAACGCCACACGGTGTTGCCCGACCGCCGGCTCGACACGAAGCGTCGCCTGAAACCGGGCAATCTTCCGTCTCCGTCCTCCGTGCGCAGCCCGTTTTCGTACTTCCTTGCCCGGACCGCCACGTTCCGGATCGGCGTCAACTCCCACCCCCGGAAGCCTCACATCGCCGCCTCGTTCCTCTCCCATTCGGTCCTGGACAATTTCGTGGTCCTTGCCGACGGCTGGCCCAGGGGGCTTGGGGGAGAGGCCCGGATTCTTTCCGTGTCCGACGACACCTTCAAGGTACCGGGGATCTCCGGCAAACTGGTGGCGGGAGACACGGTGAGCGTGATCCTGGCCGCGATCCCCGGCGGCAAGGCGACGTTCGACATGGGAAACGTGAAGGCGGTTCCGATGGCGGAGGTTCCACCGACGGCGGGGGCGCCGGGTGTGCCGGCCGTCGATAACGGGACCTATCTTGGAACATACACCATCAAACCGGGCGACGACTTCGAGAACGGCCAGATCGTCGGGAACTTTATCTCCCCCGACAACGTCGCCGCGGTGCCGGTCCTTTCGGCCTCCAAGTGGACGATTGTCACGAAGCCGGCGGTGACGTTCAAGATCGACCGGACGGATCTTCCGGCGGACTCCGCGAGCAAGGCCCGGATCAAGCTCGCGGCGGTGGACGCGAACGGAAAACCGGTCAAGGGGCGTCACCTGAAGCTGACGCTGGCGACGACGGACGAGTACACGGGGACGGTCGGCGCGGGGGATTTCGGCAAGGATGTCGGGGCCACGGTCGAAACGCGCTGGAAGGGGGAGACCGACTCCTGGGGCGAAGTGGAGTTCGACTACACGGCGGGTTTCGCCGCGAAGACGGTCATCCTGTCCGCGAAGGACCTGGACTCCGGCGGGGTGTCGGTGGACTACCTGACGGCGTACAAGGAGGCGTCGATCGACATCGCGCTGACGCGTCCGGTCAGCCGCGCCGCTGCGCGGCGGGGGGGACTGTACCTCCTCAAGGTGGAGGCGACCCGGACGGAGTTGACGGCGGATGGGCGCAGCCGGTCGGTGATCCGCGCGACGCTTATCGACCCGACCGGGGCGTCGGTGCCGGGGGACCCGGTGGTCTTCACGCTGTCGAGCCCCAACGGCACGTTGCGGACGATCGCGGGGACGACCGATTCGACCGGTACCGCGACGGCGGAGTACGT encodes:
- a CDS encoding invasin domain 3-containing protein, coding for MRGIVARLVIGSLAVLLSSLYSGSSAQGRELLRERFENVRPEILADNTVAGKDGARRGFSSKESAKPFRDTPMDFLDLPVSFDNASVRGAISFDLQRKTGSVPSDRRTLFEFLDAGGGQILAFQVEWTSAFDPRLPMLSIKGDDYWVNGSGLWSQQVLLDREVVPGQWIHVDIAWDDAAKQYVIAVDGRAQDVAPKSYDWKRHTVLPDRRLDTKRRLKPGNLPSPSSVRSPFSYFLARTATFRIGVNSHPRKPHIAASFLSHSVLDNFVVLADGWPRGLGGEARILSVSDDTFKVPGISGKLVAGDTVSVILAAIPGGKATFDMGNVKAVPMAEVPPTAGAPGVPAVDNGTYLGTYTIKPGDDFENGQIVGNFISPDNVAAVPVLSASKWTIVTKPAVTFKIDRTDLPADSASKARIKLAAVDANGKPVKGRHLKLTLATTDEYTGTVGAGDFGKDVGATVETRWKGETDSWGEVEFDYTAGFAAKTVILSAKDLDSGGVSVDYLTAYKEASIDIALTRPVSRAAARRGGLYLLKVEATRTELTADGRSRSVIRATLIDPTGASVPGDPVVFTLSSPNGTLRTIAGTTDSTGTATAEYVAGKKIGIVVVTATATLRGATGNVSITLLSDAPAKIWLKAKPETLPADGFSRADLSVKVTDINDNPNKDTKVEFRIAKGGGKMEYLDRITDRFGDTQNRYTSGTTPGIATVVATVRSKVPTEAELAKARNVLFVPYNPEGDEIRVEKWRKKKGDTVLAGEAVLEYTVGRSREIRVLAAPCDLTLWDILVEYWDNAEVGQTLAVYVPVVQPAATTVAPAPARRRR